Genomic window (Dictyoglomus thermophilum H-6-12):
TCCTCATTTAAAAAATAAGCTTATTGGAGTTGGAGAAGAGACCACTACTGGAGTTAATAGAGCAAAGGCCTTGCTAAAGGATAGAGGTCTAGATTTTCCTGTTGTCGCTGTTAATGATTCGAGATTGAAGTTTCTTTTTGACAATCGATATGGTACAGGAGAGTCCTCCATAGCATCTTTTATGCGGAATACTAATCTGCTTGTTTCTGGTAAGAATTTTGTTGTGGCAGGATACGGATGGGTAGGAAGAGGTATTGCTCATAAACTTCAAGGTTTAAAAGCAAAGGTCATAATAACAGAAGTAGATCCTATCAAGGCTTTGGAGGCTCATATGGATGGTTTTGATGTAATGCCTATGAACGAAGCTGCAAAGATTGGGGATGTATTTATTACCGCTACTGGTAACTTTAAAGTTATAAATGAGCAACATTTTTATAACTTAAAGGATGGTGCTATTCTTGCTAATGCTGGGCATTTTAACGTGGAAATAGATATGGAAGCTCTTGAAAAAATTGCTGTTGAGAAGAGAGAGATTAGAGATAACATACAAGAGTATAAACTCCCAAATGGTAGGAGGATCTTTGTAATTGCTGATGGGAGGCTTTTAAATCTTGCTAGCGGAGATGGACATCCCGTAGAGATAATGGATCTTTCTTTTGGTCTTCAGTTTCTTGTTATGAAATGGCTTTTGGAAAAAGGAAAAGAACTTCCTAAAAGTGTACTCTCTGTTCCTGAAGATATGGAAAAGGAATTAGCAATGATAAAATTGAATAGCCTAAATATTAACATTGATTCTCTAACTGAAGAACAGTTAAAATATCTCAAGAGCTGGGAGTAGTTATTCAGAGAATAAAAATTTTGAAAAGGGGGTAAAAGAATCAATGATTGGTTTAATTGTTTTAGGTGTAATTATTTTCCTTGTGGCTTTTGTCATAATTATCTACAATCGCTTGGTGGTATTAAGAAATAGAGTAGAAAATGCATGGGCGCAGATAGATGTTCAATTGAAAAGAAGGTTTGATTTAATTCCAAATCTTGTAGAGACAGTTAAGGCTTATGCTTCTCACGAAAAAGAAGTTTTTGATAAGATAGCTATGTATAGAGCTCAGATGGCGGGGGCAAAGACTCCAGGAGAAGCTGCTCAGGCTAACGAAGGATTAAGTTCTGTTTTGAAGACTCTTTTTGCAATTGCAGAAAATTATCCTGAGCTTAAGGCAAATCAAAACTTTATGATGCTGCAAGAGGAACTCTCAGGAATAGAGTCAAAAATTGCTTATGCTAGACAATTTTATAACGATACAGTGATGATTTATAATCAATCTTTGCAAGTTTTTCCTAATTCTATTATTGCTAATATTTTTGGTTTTAAACCTAAGGAATACTTTGAGGTAGAGAACCCTGAAGAGAGAAGAGCTGTAAAAGTGAGCTTCTAAATTAATATGAAGCCCTTTACCTTTTATGAGGCTATAGAAGCTAATAAGAGGAAGACCTGGATTATTATCTTTGTTATCTCTATTCTGCTTTTTTTAGTTTGTTATGCCATTGTATCTTACTTTGAATTGGGAGAATTTGGAATATTAGTGGCTTTTTTAATGGTATTTTTTGTCAACTACTATGCCTATAAAAATAGTGATGAGATAATTTTGAAATATAGCGGTGTAAGAGAACCTACTAAAGAGGAATTTCCGTATCTTTTGAATGTGGTAGAAGGGTTAAGTATTGCTGCAGGAATACCTACTCCTAAAATTTATGTTATGGACGATCCTTCTCCAAATGCCTTTGCTACTGGCAAGGATCCCAAAAGTGGGGTAGTTGTTGTAACTAAAGGACTTTTGGATCTTCTTGATAGATTAGAACTTGAAGGAGTAATAGCTCATGAAATCTCACATATTAAAAATTATGACGTTAGATTACAAACTGTAGCAGCAGTTATGGTAGGGTTGATTGTGATATTAGGAGATAGTTTAAAGAGATCTTTTTATTATTCGCGGAGAAGAAGAGATAAAGATGAAAATATCTTAGGAATAGTTTCTTTAGTGATTGCAATTTTAGCACCCTTTCTTGCCACACTATTAAAATTTGCCCTTTCGAGACAAAGAGAATATATGGCAGATGCTAATGCTGCTATGCTAACAAGATATCCGGAGGGGCTTGCTTCTGCATTGGAGAAAATATCTAAAAATTTTCAACCAGTGAAAAGAGCAAATACAATGACTGCACCTCTTTACATAGTCAATCCTTTAAAGGGTGGGATGTCTAACCTGTTTAGTACTCATCCACCTATTGAGGATAGGATTAGAAGACTTAGAATGATGGGAGAAAGGTGGAAACTTTTGGATAAGGAGGGGTAAAAAAATATGAATGTGTTTGAGGCTATAAGCAAAAGAAGAAGTATAAGAAAATATCAAGATAGAGATGTGGAGGAAGATAAGCTTTTGAGAATACTTGAAGCTGCTAGGCTTGCTCCATCTGCAAGAAATCGCCAAGAATGGAGATTTATTGTTGTTAAAGATAAAAAGGTAAAAGAAGAATTGGTTAGAGAAGCATCTCCGCATCAACCTTTTATGCTTCAGGCTCCTATCATAATTGTAGCCTATGTTTTAGAGAAGGATTATATTATGAGATGTGGTGTTCCAGCTCATTATATTGATGTGGCTATAGCTCTTACTCATATTCATCTTCAGGCAGTAGAAGAGGGACTTGGAACTTGTTGGATTGGTTCCTTTTATCAAGATAAAGTTAAAAAGGTTCTAAATCTACCAGAAGAAGCGGAGGTAATTCAGTTAATGACTTTAGGTTATCCTGCAGAAGATCCTTCTCCAAGACCTAGATTATCTTTGGAAGAAATTGTAAAGTTTGTTTAAAGGAATATAAATCTTTTTCTTTTCTTTTTAATAAGCTTCAAAATTTCAGGGATTTTTTCTCTTGCAGCAATTTCGCCTTTTTCTATTAATTCTTTTGCTTTGTCAAAATCAAAAGTTCCATAATTTTGAACATCTGGATTTATTACAATATCTGCTTCTTTTTTATTACTTTCTTCAAGTTCATAGTTCATTATGTCTATGGTTTGCATTAATACATCAAATAGAGATGGGTTTAATAAGGGATTTAATCTTTTTTGAAACTCTTTGAAAATTTTGGTTTGAGATAAAGAATAAGTAATTTTTTCAGTGATAGTACTGGGTTGAAAAGGTATATCAATATTTATGTTTTCTTTTGGGGTCCATTTAGTTTTTTTGTGAAGACTTACTGCAATTATAATATCAGGTTTATATAACATTTTTAAATCCTTTACAGGAAGAGGAGAAAGAACTCCTCCATCTATTAAGAGTCTATTTTTCCACGAAAAAGGTTGAAAAATTACGGGGATAGACATACTGGCTCTTATACCCTCAGCTACTTTCCCTTCTTGGATATAAACTTTTTCTCCTGTGATCAAATCTACTGCGATAGGGGTAAAGGGTTTTTTCAATTTGTCAAAGGTGACTCCCTCTAATATGGTGTCTAAATACTCTAAGATCTTATCTCCTTTAATTATTCCTTGGAGAGATTTTGAAAAATCAAATAAGTTATAAAATTGTTGTTTATTCTCTGCAATGTTATTGGCTAATTTTTCAATGTCCTTAGGAGAATAACCCTTAGCATACAATGCACCTATTATTGCTCCGATACTACTTCCTGTTACAAAGGATATTTCTACATTGTTCTCTTCTAATACCTTAAGAACTCCTATATGAGATAGACCTTTTGCTCCACCACTTCCTAATGCTACTCCAATTCTTAACCTTCCCATATTTTTAATTATAGCATTTATTTTTCTTATTTAATACCCATCAGGAGTATATTATTGTGAAATAATTGAACAATTAGGTAGTAAATTGAGAAAAAGTTATCAATTAGTTATTACCCCATATAGGTATACTTAATAAAAATTTAAAATTATATCATATTTAAGTTTTATTGACAATACAATTATAATTGTGTTTAAATTAAATGAGAAAAAGTAGAGAAAATAATAATTAGGAGAGAAGGTATGACCTTAGAGAGGGTTAAAGAAGTCTTAAAAGCTCAAGTACTATGCGGGGAGGAACATTTAAACAAAGAGATATCTCTTGTTGGAGCTACTGATCTTATGAGTGATGCTCTATGTCTATTAGAGGAAGGAGCTTTACTTCTAACAGGTCTTGTAACGGTACAAGTTATAAGGACGGCGGAAATGCTTGATCTTGTAGGAGTGGTTTTTGTAAGAGGAAAAATTCCTCCTAAGGATGTGATTGAACTTGCTCGCAATTCTAACTTACCTTTGCTTTCGACTAAGTACCCTATGTATGAAGCTTGTGGATTGTTATACATAGCTGGTTTTAGAGGAAAGAAGGTAGATGTTGATTCTTGAAGATCCCAAAAGAATATCTTGAAAATATAAAAGTTAAGGATATTATGAATACTGATATTGTAAGGTTAAGACCTTACCAGGATATGCGTTCTCTTCAAGAGATAATGCGAATTAAAAGAATTGATGCTATACCCATTGTGGATGATTTAGAAAGACTTATTGGTCTCGTAACTGTGGAAAATGTTATCCAAGCTTTAGTAAAAGGTGATCTGAATGTTCCTTGTGAGAGATATATGGTGAGAGAGCCTAAATGCTTGAAACCTGATGACAATCTTTATGAGGCATTGCTAAAATTTAGACAGTTTAGATTTGGTAGATTTCCAGTAGTTGATGAAGAAGGTAAAGTTCTTGGAATATTAAGCACTAAAGATATAGTTCTGAATCTTGTAGATATTGAAGATATAGAGGGAATAAAAGAGGAAAAAAAAGAAGAGGCAGTGCTTGTTCTGGAGTATCCAGTAATGGGAGGAGATTTTGCCTTAGCAGGGATGGCATCAAGTAATGTGAAAAAGACCTTGCAGCAATTGGGTATAAGCCCTGATATTATAAGGAGAGTTGCAGTAGTGACTTATGAGGCTGAAATGAATATTGTAATTCATGCTTATAGAGGAGTTTTGAGAGTAAAGGTAACTCCAGAATATATTGATATTGTAGCAGAAGACGAAGGACCAGGAATACCCGATATAGAACTTGCAATGCAGCCAGGTTATTCTACTGCTCCTGATAACATAAGAGAAATGGGATTTGGAGCAGGAATGGGGCTTCCCAATATAAAAAATTCTTCCGATGAACTTAAGATCGATTCCATAGTAGGTAGAGGTACGACAGTCCACTCAAGAATTTATTTGAAGAGGGAAAAGAATGTCTGAAAGATATATTCATTCTGTTGCTATAAATCTTCAAAGATGTAGAGGCTGTATTCACTGCATAAGACATTGTCCTACCGAGGCGATGAGAGTAAGAAATGGTAAATCTTTAATAATTCCCTATCGTTGTATTGATTGTGGAGAATGTATTAGGGTCTGCCCCTATCATGCTCCCTTTGGTTTTACGCATACATTGGATAGTATTGCTTATCTCGAAAATGTAGTAGTTATTATTTCTCCTGAGTTTTATTCTCAATTTCCTACTAAGTATTCTATTGGGGATATCCAAGAGGCGGTTAGAAAAGCTACTTCTGCAAAAGAGGTATGGGATACTACTTATGCTATCTATTTACTTGAGAGTGCTCTTTTAGATTATGTAAATTCTTCTCCTAACTTACCCTTGATTTCTACTTATTGTCCTGCAATAATTGAGCTAATTCAAGTGAGATTTCCTACGCTTATTCCTAACTTAGCTCCTTTTAAATCTCCAGTGGAGATTATGAGCCAGATTATAAGAGAGCACTGGCAGAAAGATCATCCTGGTGAAGGCCTGAACTTAGTATATATTACTCCTTGTCCTGCTCTTGCAAGTTATTTAAAGGAGATAAAAGAAGATACAGTTGAATTTATAATAGGTATAGATAATATCTACTTAAAAGTCAAAAAAGAACTTCAAGAAGCAAATTTAGGTGTACAAAAATTGTTTTATCCTAAAGGCATTCTTACAGGAACATTAGGTGGTGAAGCTCAAATATTTAATGAAGAAGAAGCAATAAGTGTTGGAGGTATAGACAAAATATTAAGAGTACTTGAAGACTTAGAGAGAAACAAAATTCAGGATGTAAAATTTTTAGAGCTTAGGGCTTGTGAAGAGGGATGTGTAGGAGGTGTTTTAAATCCTGAAAGTTATTATTTGGCAAAGAAAAGGATATATTCTATTTACAAGGCTTTAAATAAAGGAAAAATTGAGAATAGTGATTTATTAAAAGATCTTTCCGAAATGCATATCTCCAGAATAGTTAGAACATCTCCTATCTCGCCGAGACCTGTTTGGAAATTAGACGAAGATATAAGTAAGGCTCTTAAAAAGATGGATGAAATGAAAAGAATTCTTGAAATTCTTCCTGGTCTTGATTGTGGATCTTGTGGATCGCCGACATGTGCCTCTTTAGCTGAGGATATTGTAAGAGGTAATGCTCAAATATACGATTGTATCTTCCTTTTAAAAGAAAAATTATGGGAAATGGCTAAAGAAATGGAGGAGCTATCTAGAAGATCCTCTTCGGTTATTTTAAAGCGGAGGTCAGAAGATAATGAGGGTCAGTGAGTTGATAAATAAGTTAGAGCTTAAATTGATTGTTCCTTATGATGAAGATTGTGAGATAGAGAGTGGTATAGTATGTGATTTGCTTTCTTTTGTAATGGCTAATGCTCCAGAGAATTCTGTATGGGTGACTATACAGACCCATGTAAATACTATAGCTGTTGCGACTCTTGCGGGTATAAAGATGATAATATTTGTTGCTGGTCAAAAGCCTGATGAGGAAACTATTAAAAAGGCAAGAGAAGAAAAGATTATTATTACATGTACTGAGGATACAGCATTCAATATTGTGGGTAAGTTATATGAATTAGGAATAAAAGGGGTAAAGAGGATATAATGAAAGGCATAGAACTGGTAAAATTAATTGATGGAAAAGTTTTAACAGGTAAAGAAAAACTTGATGAGATCGAAATCGAAAAAGCTTTTGCTGCAGATCTTATGAGTGATGTTCTTGCAATGGTCACATCGGATAAGAGAGATGTGGTGCTTATTACTGGAATTACAAATCCACAAATTATAAGGACTGCAGAGATATTAGATATTCCTATGATAATAATATGTAGGGGAAAAGTTGTACCTAAGGAAGTTATAGAACTTGCTGAGGAGAAAGGAATAATTTTGGTAAGTACCGAAAAGATAGTTTTTGAGGTAAGTGGAATTCTGTACTCTCATGGTATTAAAGCTGCAGTTATGAAGGGAAAAGCGAGAGAGGAGAGTAAGGATAGTTGAAATGGGTTGGAGTAGATCTTCATATTCATACTATACTTTCTCCTTGTGGAGATTGGGATATGAGTCCTAAGAAGATAGTTGAGAGAGCTAAAGAAGTGGGACTAAGTGTTATGGGAATTACAGACCACCATATGGTAGAAAATTTTCCTGCAGTTTCTTACTGGGGAAAGAGGTTGGGAATTTTGGTTATTCCTGGAATGGAAATTCAGACTAAAGAAGAGGTTCATGTATTAGCATTATTCAAAGATTATGAACTTGCTTACAATTTTCAAAAAAAAATTTGGAATTATCTGCCTGAAGAAACTAATAATGAAGATCTTTTTGGAGTACAGGTAGTAGTTAATGAAAAAGATGAAGTAGAAAGAATTGAGAATAGATTATTACTAACCTCTATACAACTCTCTTTAGAAGAGGTTGTAAATTTGATTAAAAAATTTGGGGGAATTGTGATCTTAGCTCATATTGATAAAAATAGTTTTAGTGTACTTTCTAATCTTGGTTTTATACCTGAGGGATTAGATTATGATTTACTTGAGCTATCAAAGAATGCGAGGGTTGATAAGTTTCTTGAGAGTAATCCTTACTTAGTGGCAAAGAAGGATAGTTTCATAATTTCCTCTGACGCGCATTATATAGGAGATATTGAAAAGCCGAGAACCTTTATAGGCTTAGATAAACTTACAGTTGAAAGTGTTTTTACGAGTCTTAAAAACAAAATTATAAAAATAGAAAAAGTGGAGGTATAGCTATGGCTGTAGAATTAAAGTTCTCAGAGTATGCCCAGAAAGAAGTAGAGAGAATCTTAGACAGATTTTCTTCTACCAAAGGATCTCTAATTATGATTTTACATGCTATTCAGGAGAAATTTGGTTATCTTCCTAAAGAGGCTTTAGAAATGGTATCTGAAAAGTTAAAGATACCATTAAGTGAAATTTATGGAGTAGTTACTTTTTATTCTTTCTTCCGATTGGAGCCTCAAGGAAAGCATGTAATCAGACTTTGTATGGGTACTGCCTGTTATGTTAAGGGGGCAGCAGATTTGTTGACGGCTTTAGAGCAAATGGGTTTGAAGGAAGGAAAAGTAACTGAGGATGGTTATTTCTCTTTGGATCTTGTGAGATGTATTGGTGCTTGTAGTATGGCTCCTGCTCTTATGATTGATGAGGAAGTATATGGAAAATTAACTCCTGATAAGCTGAAGAAATTGATAGAAAATTT
Coding sequences:
- the nuoE gene encoding NADH-quinone oxidoreductase subunit NuoE: MAVELKFSEYAQKEVERILDRFSSTKGSLIMILHAIQEKFGYLPKEALEMVSEKLKIPLSEIYGVVTFYSFFRLEPQGKHVIRLCMGTACYVKGAADLLTALEQMGLKEGKVTEDGYFSLDLVRCIGACSMAPALMIDEEVYGKLTPDKLKKLIENFRKEHQ
- a CDS encoding nitroreductase family protein encodes the protein MNVFEAISKRRSIRKYQDRDVEEDKLLRILEAARLAPSARNRQEWRFIVVKDKKVKEELVREASPHQPFMLQAPIIIVAYVLEKDYIMRCGVPAHYIDVAIALTHIHLQAVEEGLGTCWIGSFYQDKVKKVLNLPEEAEVIQLMTLGYPAEDPSPRPRLSLEEIVKFV
- a CDS encoding LemA family protein; translated protein: MIGLIVLGVIIFLVAFVIIIYNRLVVLRNRVENAWAQIDVQLKRRFDLIPNLVETVKAYASHEKEVFDKIAMYRAQMAGAKTPGEAAQANEGLSSVLKTLFAIAENYPELKANQNFMMLQEELSGIESKIAYARQFYNDTVMIYNQSLQVFPNSIIANIFGFKPKEYFEVENPEERRAVKVSF
- the htpX gene encoding zinc metalloprotease HtpX, whose amino-acid sequence is MKPFTFYEAIEANKRKTWIIIFVISILLFLVCYAIVSYFELGEFGILVAFLMVFFVNYYAYKNSDEIILKYSGVREPTKEEFPYLLNVVEGLSIAAGIPTPKIYVMDDPSPNAFATGKDPKSGVVVVTKGLLDLLDRLELEGVIAHEISHIKNYDVRLQTVAAVMVGLIVILGDSLKRSFYYSRRRRDKDENILGIVSLVIAILAPFLATLLKFALSRQREYMADANAAMLTRYPEGLASALEKISKNFQPVKRANTMTAPLYIVNPLKGGMSNLFSTHPPIEDRIRRLRMMGERWKLLDKEG
- a CDS encoding [Fe-Fe] hydrogenase large subunit C-terminal domain-containing protein, which encodes MSERYIHSVAINLQRCRGCIHCIRHCPTEAMRVRNGKSLIIPYRCIDCGECIRVCPYHAPFGFTHTLDSIAYLENVVVIISPEFYSQFPTKYSIGDIQEAVRKATSAKEVWDTTYAIYLLESALLDYVNSSPNLPLISTYCPAIIELIQVRFPTLIPNLAPFKSPVEIMSQIIREHWQKDHPGEGLNLVYITPCPALASYLKEIKEDTVEFIIGIDNIYLKVKKELQEANLGVQKLFYPKGILTGTLGGEAQIFNEEEAISVGGIDKILRVLEDLERNKIQDVKFLELRACEEGCVGGVLNPESYYLAKKRIYSIYKALNKGKIENSDLLKDLSEMHISRIVRTSPISPRPVWKLDEDISKALKKMDEMKRILEILPGLDCGSCGSPTCASLAEDIVRGNAQIYDCIFLLKEKLWEMAKEMEELSRRSSSVILKRRSEDNEGQ
- a CDS encoding adenosylhomocysteinase, translating into MSRIKDINLWKSGERKVEWVKNFMPVVNTLENKYSSSQIFKGKTIGMCIHLEAKTARLALAFKNCGAKVVCTGSNPLSTQDDVAAYLVREGVEVFAWRGETLKEYEENLEEVLKREPDLIIDDGFDLTVMLYKKFPHLKNKLIGVGEETTTGVNRAKALLKDRGLDFPVVAVNDSRLKFLFDNRYGTGESSIASFMRNTNLLVSGKNFVVAGYGWVGRGIAHKLQGLKAKVIITEVDPIKALEAHMDGFDVMPMNEAAKIGDVFITATGNFKVINEQHFYNLKDGAILANAGHFNVEIDMEALEKIAVEKREIRDNIQEYKLPNGRRIFVIADGRLLNLASGDGHPVEIMDLSFGLQFLVMKWLLEKGKELPKSVLSVPEDMEKELAMIKLNSLNINIDSLTEEQLKYLKSWE
- a CDS encoding CBS domain-containing protein, with protein sequence MKIPKEYLENIKVKDIMNTDIVRLRPYQDMRSLQEIMRIKRIDAIPIVDDLERLIGLVTVENVIQALVKGDLNVPCERYMVREPKCLKPDDNLYEALLKFRQFRFGRFPVVDEEGKVLGILSTKDIVLNLVDIEDIEGIKEEKKEEAVLVLEYPVMGGDFALAGMASSNVKKTLQQLGISPDIIRRVAVVTYEAEMNIVIHAYRGVLRVKVTPEYIDIVAEDEGPGIPDIELAMQPGYSTAPDNIREMGFGAGMGLPNIKNSSDELKIDSIVGRGTTVHSRIYLKREKNV
- a CDS encoding PucR family transcriptional regulator ligand-binding domain-containing protein; this encodes MTLERVKEVLKAQVLCGEEHLNKEISLVGATDLMSDALCLLEEGALLLTGLVTVQVIRTAEMLDLVGVVFVRGKIPPKDVIELARNSNLPLLSTKYPMYEACGLLYIAGFRGKKVDVDS
- a CDS encoding patatin family protein; amino-acid sequence: MGRLRIGVALGSGGAKGLSHIGVLKVLEENNVEISFVTGSSIGAIIGALYAKGYSPKDIEKLANNIAENKQQFYNLFDFSKSLQGIIKGDKILEYLDTILEGVTFDKLKKPFTPIAVDLITGEKVYIQEGKVAEGIRASMSIPVIFQPFSWKNRLLIDGGVLSPLPVKDLKMLYKPDIIIAVSLHKKTKWTPKENINIDIPFQPSTITEKITYSLSQTKIFKEFQKRLNPLLNPSLFDVLMQTIDIMNYELEESNKKEADIVINPDVQNYGTFDFDKAKELIEKGEIAAREKIPEILKLIKKKRKRFIFL
- a CDS encoding PHP domain-containing protein translates to MKWVGVDLHIHTILSPCGDWDMSPKKIVERAKEVGLSVMGITDHHMVENFPAVSYWGKRLGILVIPGMEIQTKEEVHVLALFKDYELAYNFQKKIWNYLPEETNNEDLFGVQVVVNEKDEVERIENRLLLTSIQLSLEEVVNLIKKFGGIVILAHIDKNSFSVLSNLGFIPEGLDYDLLELSKNARVDKFLESNPYLVAKKDSFIISSDAHYIGDIEKPRTFIGLDKLTVESVFTSLKNKIIKIEKVEV
- a CDS encoding DRTGG domain-containing protein codes for the protein MKGIELVKLIDGKVLTGKEKLDEIEIEKAFAADLMSDVLAMVTSDKRDVVLITGITNPQIIRTAEILDIPMIIICRGKVVPKEVIELAEEKGIILVSTEKIVFEVSGILYSHGIKAAVMKGKAREESKDS